A section of the Stenotrophomonas acidaminiphila genome encodes:
- a CDS encoding alkylhydroperoxidase gives MLDWNAYRRELKGRIGELGKLSPDTLKGYMTLSGAGAQTAHLDARTRELIALAVAVTTRCDGCITTHVDAALKQGASREEIAEALGVAVALNAGAALVFSARVLDAVDAHG, from the coding sequence ATGCTGGACTGGAACGCATACCGTCGCGAGCTGAAGGGGCGTATCGGCGAGCTGGGCAAGCTCTCGCCCGATACGCTCAAGGGCTACATGACACTGAGCGGTGCCGGCGCGCAGACCGCGCACCTGGATGCCCGGACCCGCGAGCTGATCGCCCTGGCGGTGGCGGTGACGACCCGCTGCGACGGCTGCATCACCACCCATGTCGACGCGGCGCTGAAACAGGGCGCGAGCCGCGAGGAGATCGCCGAGGCGCTGGGCGTGGCGGTCGCGCTCAATGCCGGTGCCGCGCTGGTGTTCTCGGCGCGCGTGCTGGACGCGGTGGACGCCCACGGCTGA
- a CDS encoding superoxide dismutase, which yields MPVELPDLPYPRDALQPHLTTATLDLHHGHHQRAEIEAVNARIAGTELEGLALEEIVRASQGSLFEAAAQAWNHAFYWQCLHPRAGGEPHGALADLIARQFGDTQKLREEFNRAALALAGSGWAWLVQHPDGRLAIVTTRNANTPLTGDSTPLLGCDLWEHAYYTDFQDDRGRYLQAFWKLVNWDFVGARLR from the coding sequence ATGCCCGTCGAACTGCCCGACCTGCCCTATCCCCGCGACGCCCTGCAGCCGCATCTCACCACGGCGACCCTGGACCTGCACCACGGCCACCACCAGCGCGCCGAGATCGAAGCCGTCAACGCCCGCATCGCCGGCACCGAACTGGAGGGCCTGGCACTGGAGGAGATCGTCCGCGCCAGCCAGGGCAGCCTGTTCGAAGCCGCCGCGCAGGCCTGGAACCACGCTTTCTACTGGCAGTGCCTGCACCCCCGGGCCGGCGGCGAGCCGCACGGCGCGCTGGCCGACCTGATCGCCCGCCAGTTCGGCGACACCCAGAAACTGCGCGAGGAATTCAACCGCGCGGCACTGGCCCTGGCCGGTTCCGGCTGGGCGTGGCTGGTACAGCATCCGGACGGCCGCCTGGCCATCGTCACCACCCGCAACGCCAACACGCCGCTGACCGGGGACAGCACGCCCCTGCTGGGCTGCGACCTGTGGGAGCATGCCTATTACACCGACTTCCAGGACGACCGCGGGCGCTACCTGCAGGCGTTCTGGAAGCTGGTGAACTGGGATTTCGTCGGCGCCCGGCTGCGCTGA
- a CDS encoding monothiol glutaredoxin, Grx4 family — MAVMEQIQAEVEQHPLVLFMKGTPQYPMCGFSSRAVQALLAAGAVNLRTVNVLELPEVRANLPRYSNWPTFPQFFMHGELIGGCDIILELLESGELKRIVAEAGQA; from the coding sequence ATGGCGGTGATGGAGCAAATCCAGGCGGAGGTGGAGCAGCATCCCCTCGTCCTGTTCATGAAAGGGACGCCGCAGTATCCGATGTGCGGGTTCTCCAGCCGGGCCGTACAGGCGCTGCTGGCGGCGGGCGCGGTCAACCTGCGCACCGTCAACGTGCTCGAGCTGCCCGAAGTGCGCGCCAACCTGCCGCGCTATTCCAACTGGCCGACGTTTCCGCAGTTCTTCATGCATGGCGAACTGATCGGCGGCTGCGACATCATCCTGGAACTGCTGGAGTCGGGCGAACTCAAGCGCATCGTCGCCGAGGCGGGCCAGGCATGA
- a CDS encoding short-chain dehydrogenase has protein sequence MSARSIDAGNAPAPGSRLDGRVVLVAGAAGGLGAAASRACAAAGATVVLLGRKVAKLNRVYDSAAQLGPEPLLYPLDMEGASPDDYAELATRLASEVGRLDGLLHCAADFAGLTPFALADPAAFARAIHVNLTARAWLTQACLPLLRQREDAAVVFALDDPQRVGQAYWGGYGVAQYGLRGLLDTLHHELRSGPVRVSGLRPRPMRTPLRARAFTHETDYAPVDPAACADACVQLLAADGADWRGKVLELRG, from the coding sequence ATGAGCGCGCGATCGATCGACGCCGGCAACGCGCCGGCCCCGGGTTCGCGCCTGGACGGGCGCGTCGTGCTGGTCGCCGGTGCCGCCGGCGGCCTCGGTGCGGCGGCGTCGCGGGCCTGCGCCGCGGCCGGCGCCACCGTGGTCCTGCTCGGGCGCAAGGTCGCCAAGCTCAACCGCGTCTATGACAGTGCCGCGCAGCTCGGTCCCGAGCCGCTGCTGTATCCGCTGGACATGGAGGGCGCCTCGCCCGATGACTACGCCGAACTGGCCACGCGGCTGGCGTCGGAAGTCGGCCGGCTGGATGGCCTGCTGCACTGTGCGGCCGACTTCGCCGGACTGACGCCGTTTGCGCTCGCGGACCCGGCGGCATTCGCCCGCGCCATCCACGTCAACCTGACCGCCCGCGCCTGGCTGACCCAGGCCTGCCTGCCGCTGTTGCGCCAGCGCGAAGATGCGGCGGTGGTGTTCGCGCTGGACGACCCGCAGCGGGTCGGCCAGGCCTACTGGGGCGGCTATGGCGTGGCCCAGTATGGCCTGCGTGGCCTGCTCGATACCCTGCACCACGAACTGCGCAGCGGTCCGGTGCGGGTCAGCGGGTTGCGGCCGCGGCCGATGCGCACGCCGCTGCGGGCGCGCGCCTTCACCCACGAAACCGACTACGCGCCGGTCGATCCGGCGGCCTGCGCCGATGCCTGCGTACAGCTGCTGGCCGCCGATGGCGCGGACTGGCGCGGCAAGGTGCTGGAACTGCGCGGGTGA
- a CDS encoding Oar protein: MSKLALGLVAALAAAPAFAQSTSAGVGGLVTNNGGSPVAGAEVTITHVESGTVSRATTDASGRYNARGLRVGGPYTITVTKPGEGTKTEEGVYLNLNQVNTVNAALAGDVTTLQGVEVVAAMVGSDLFSANKMGTGSNVTREQMDALPSASRNIQDYIRLDPRISQVSKADGAISAGGQNTRYNAIRIDGIGAGDPFGLESNNLPTERQPVSMDAIQEINIDLANYDTTIYGGTGAVINAVTKSGTNEFHGTVYGSYRNKDDMVRRRLDTDKGDFNGFNDEKTYGMTFGGPIVKDKLFFFANYEKYERSAPGVALGDTPYGKGNITDADIKAVQDFMTGKGYDVGSLSAPDSKTEIEEYAVKLDWNINENHRAALRYNKMEQNVMRFPGMASGTVSLSSYWYAQPKTYETWMGELFSDWSDNFSTEFKVSYKDYNATRVPTVNLPQIRINGFGSNNSALLLGTEQNTHVNIVESKELSAFGSANWYIGDHTVKFGFDYSKNELMNFYGRNLNGVYEFNSLTDFLAGKVNRYQLRAPRPNGGSLSDIPASFTLKNTGLFVQDTWAINYNLNLMYGVRVDLPDFSNQKLYNPRIEQLYGYNNTVLPDSSLVQPRVGFNYTFDSDRPTQLRGGVGLFGGAAPNVWLAGAYQNTGLNYVEYDLRGNQAPAFNPALPPSTAGLTPGSGRMNVDIIEPGTRMPSVWKANLAFDHELPWYGITASAELLVTKVKDALYFERLDVMTPTAYGQDGRAIYWNAAGLDPSNSRMSGSNNFGITDGTKGALTRANRPSDIGDVMLLRNTDKGGSSQATFALSKPMTENWGWSLGYTYTAAKEVSSLTSSQNTSNWNNTLIFNSNENVDYNSRYAIKDRLTATLEWKHAFFGDYATRAGLFYEGRTGRPYSYIFYNDVNGDGATTNDLFYVPKGYGDVLFGKVVNNKFEQDPAMEKAFFDWLENTPELAGYKGQVVPANSHRAKWVNSFDVRLSQELPGLFKGHKTELSLDIMNVGNLLNKKWGLIDDYGFYSTRRVANYGGIDPATGKYVYSFTGTTDNSSIQENNNDKGNTAVSRWSMMLSLKYKF; this comes from the coding sequence ATGTCCAAGCTTGCCCTTGGTCTCGTTGCCGCTCTCGCGGCCGCGCCGGCTTTCGCACAGAGCACCTCCGCCGGCGTCGGCGGCCTGGTCACCAACAACGGCGGTTCGCCGGTGGCCGGTGCCGAAGTCACCATCACCCACGTCGAGTCGGGCACGGTCAGCCGCGCCACCACCGATGCGTCGGGTCGTTACAACGCGCGCGGCCTGCGCGTGGGTGGTCCGTACACCATCACCGTGACCAAGCCGGGTGAGGGCACCAAGACCGAAGAGGGTGTGTACCTCAACCTGAACCAGGTCAACACCGTCAATGCGGCACTGGCCGGCGACGTGACGACCCTGCAGGGCGTGGAAGTGGTGGCCGCGATGGTCGGTTCCGACCTGTTCAGCGCCAACAAGATGGGCACCGGCTCGAACGTGACCCGCGAGCAGATGGATGCGCTGCCGTCGGCCAGCCGCAACATCCAGGACTACATCCGCCTGGACCCGCGCATTTCGCAGGTCAGCAAGGCTGACGGCGCGATCTCCGCCGGTGGCCAGAACACCCGCTACAACGCCATCCGCATCGACGGCATCGGCGCCGGCGACCCGTTCGGCCTGGAATCCAACAACCTGCCGACCGAGCGTCAGCCGGTGTCGATGGACGCCATCCAGGAAATCAACATCGACCTGGCCAACTACGACACCACCATCTACGGTGGCACCGGCGCGGTGATCAACGCCGTGACCAAGTCGGGCACCAACGAGTTCCACGGCACGGTCTATGGCTCGTACCGCAACAAGGACGACATGGTCCGCCGCCGCCTGGATACCGACAAGGGCGATTTCAACGGCTTCAACGACGAAAAGACCTACGGCATGACCTTCGGCGGCCCGATCGTCAAGGACAAGCTGTTCTTCTTCGCCAACTACGAGAAGTACGAGCGTTCGGCCCCGGGCGTGGCGCTGGGCGACACCCCGTACGGCAAGGGCAACATCACCGACGCCGACATCAAGGCCGTGCAGGACTTCATGACCGGCAAGGGTTACGACGTCGGCAGCCTGTCGGCGCCGGACAGCAAGACCGAGATCGAGGAATACGCGGTCAAGCTGGACTGGAACATCAACGAGAACCACCGTGCCGCGCTGCGCTACAACAAGATGGAGCAGAACGTCATGCGCTTCCCGGGCATGGCCTCGGGCACCGTCTCGCTGAGCAGCTACTGGTATGCGCAGCCGAAGACCTATGAAACCTGGATGGGCGAGCTGTTCTCCGACTGGAGCGACAACTTCTCCACCGAGTTCAAGGTCTCGTACAAGGACTACAACGCTACCCGCGTGCCGACCGTGAACCTGCCGCAGATCCGCATCAACGGCTTCGGTTCCAACAACTCGGCGCTGCTGCTGGGCACCGAGCAGAACACCCATGTCAACATCGTCGAGTCGAAGGAGCTGAGCGCCTTTGGTTCGGCGAACTGGTACATCGGTGACCACACCGTCAAGTTCGGCTTCGACTACTCGAAGAACGAGCTGATGAACTTCTATGGCCGCAACCTCAACGGCGTGTACGAGTTCAACAGCCTCACCGACTTCCTGGCCGGCAAGGTCAACCGTTACCAGCTGCGTGCGCCGCGCCCGAACGGTGGCAGCCTCAGCGACATCCCGGCGAGCTTCACCCTGAAGAACACCGGCCTGTTCGTGCAGGACACCTGGGCGATCAACTACAACCTGAACCTGATGTACGGCGTGCGCGTCGACCTGCCGGACTTCAGCAACCAGAAGCTGTACAACCCTCGCATCGAGCAGCTGTACGGCTACAACAACACCGTGCTGCCTGACAGCAGCCTGGTGCAGCCGCGCGTCGGCTTCAACTACACCTTCGACTCGGATCGCCCGACCCAGCTGCGCGGCGGCGTGGGCCTGTTCGGCGGTGCGGCGCCGAACGTGTGGCTGGCGGGTGCCTACCAGAACACCGGCCTGAACTATGTCGAGTACGACCTGCGCGGCAACCAGGCCCCGGCGTTCAACCCGGCGCTGCCGCCGTCGACCGCCGGCCTGACCCCGGGCTCGGGTCGCATGAACGTGGACATCATCGAGCCGGGCACCCGCATGCCGTCGGTGTGGAAGGCCAACCTGGCGTTCGACCACGAGCTGCCGTGGTACGGCATCACCGCGTCGGCCGAGCTGCTGGTCACCAAGGTCAAGGACGCGCTGTACTTCGAGCGTCTGGACGTCATGACCCCGACCGCCTACGGCCAGGACGGGCGTGCGATCTACTGGAACGCCGCCGGTCTTGACCCGAGCAATTCGCGCATGAGCGGCAGCAACAACTTCGGCATTACCGATGGCACCAAGGGCGCCCTGACCCGTGCCAACCGTCCGTCGGATATCGGTGACGTGATGCTGCTGCGCAACACCGACAAGGGTGGCAGCTCGCAGGCGACGTTCGCCCTGAGCAAGCCGATGACCGAGAACTGGGGCTGGTCGCTGGGTTACACCTACACCGCCGCCAAGGAAGTCAGCTCGCTGACCAGCTCGCAGAACACCTCGAACTGGAACAACACGCTGATCTTCAACTCCAACGAGAACGTGGACTACAACTCGCGGTACGCCATCAAGGACCGCCTGACCGCGACGCTGGAGTGGAAGCACGCCTTCTTCGGTGACTACGCCACCCGTGCCGGCCTGTTCTACGAAGGCCGCACCGGCCGTCCGTACAGCTATATCTTCTACAACGACGTGAACGGCGACGGTGCCACCACCAACGACCTGTTCTACGTGCCGAAGGGTTATGGCGACGTGCTGTTCGGCAAGGTCGTGAACAACAAGTTCGAGCAGGATCCGGCCATGGAGAAGGCGTTCTTCGACTGGCTGGAGAACACCCCGGAACTGGCCGGCTACAAGGGTCAGGTGGTGCCGGCCAACTCGCACCGCGCCAAGTGGGTCAACAGCTTCGACGTGCGCCTGAGCCAGGAGCTGCCGGGCCTGTTCAAGGGCCACAAGACCGAGCTGTCCCTGGACATCATGAACGTGGGCAACCTGCTCAACAAGAAGTGGGGCCTGATCGACGACTACGGCTTCTACTCGACCCGTCGCGTGGCCAACTACGGCGGTATCGATCCGGCGACCGGCAAGTACGTGTACTCGTTCACCGGCACCACCGACAACTCGTCGATCCAGGAAAACAACAACGACAAGGGCAACACCGCGGTGTCGCGCTGGTCGATGATGCTGAGCCTGAAGTACAAGTTCTGA
- a CDS encoding LOG family protein translates to MEMTKEAVARALPVQDARIYPRGGLDVLSRAEVARLRDASSGGMHELLRRCALAVLTSGSASDDPRAARDLYPDFDIQVAQQDRGVRIDLTNAPAMAFVDGEIIRGIAELLFSVVRDLAYMAIELGPEYASDLETSEGITNAVFGVLRNARILQPSEPNLVVCWGGHSISRDEYLYTKQVGYELGLRGLDICTGCGPGAMKGPMKGATIAHAKQRRTNTRYIGITEPGIIAAESPNPIVNHLVIMPDIEKRLEAFVRMGHGIIVFPGGVGTAEEILYLLGILLREENKALPFPLILSGPTIAAPYFEQIDRFIRMTLGEEAASRYEIIVGDPVAVSRRMTQGIKRVREYRLAHKDSFFFNWSVEIPHEYQQPFVPTHEAMAALDLHHGRPAPELAADLRRAFSGIVAGNVKEDSMQRIERFGPFKIHGDPDMMQALDALLRAFVEQRRMKISGEYHPCYQVVT, encoded by the coding sequence ATGGAAATGACGAAAGAAGCGGTGGCGCGGGCGCTGCCGGTGCAGGATGCGCGGATCTACCCGCGCGGCGGTCTGGACGTATTGTCGCGGGCGGAGGTCGCGCGCCTGCGCGATGCATCCAGCGGCGGCATGCACGAGCTGCTGCGGCGCTGCGCGCTGGCGGTGCTCACCAGCGGCAGTGCGTCGGACGACCCGCGTGCGGCGCGCGACCTTTACCCCGATTTCGACATCCAGGTGGCGCAGCAGGACCGCGGCGTCCGCATCGACCTCACCAATGCGCCGGCGATGGCGTTCGTCGACGGCGAGATCATCCGCGGCATCGCCGAGCTGCTGTTCTCGGTGGTGCGCGACCTGGCCTACATGGCCATCGAGCTGGGGCCGGAGTATGCCTCGGACCTGGAGACATCCGAGGGCATCACCAACGCGGTGTTCGGCGTGCTGCGCAACGCCCGCATCCTGCAGCCGAGCGAACCGAACCTGGTGGTGTGCTGGGGCGGTCACTCGATTTCCCGTGACGAGTACCTGTACACCAAGCAGGTCGGCTACGAGCTGGGGCTGCGTGGGCTGGACATCTGCACCGGCTGTGGCCCGGGTGCGATGAAGGGGCCGATGAAGGGCGCGACGATCGCCCATGCCAAGCAGCGCAGGACCAATACCCGCTACATCGGCATCACCGAGCCGGGCATCATCGCCGCCGAGTCGCCGAACCCGATCGTCAACCACCTGGTGATCATGCCGGACATCGAGAAGCGCCTGGAGGCGTTCGTGCGCATGGGTCACGGCATCATCGTGTTCCCGGGCGGCGTCGGCACCGCCGAGGAGATCCTGTACCTGCTGGGCATCCTGCTGCGCGAGGAGAACAAGGCGCTGCCGTTCCCGCTGATCCTCAGCGGCCCGACCATCGCCGCGCCGTACTTCGAGCAGATCGACCGGTTCATACGCATGACCCTCGGCGAAGAGGCCGCCAGCCGCTACGAGATCATCGTCGGCGACCCGGTCGCGGTGTCGCGGCGCATGACCCAGGGCATCAAGCGGGTGCGCGAGTACCGCCTGGCGCACAAGGATTCATTCTTCTTCAACTGGTCAGTGGAGATTCCGCACGAGTACCAGCAGCCGTTCGTGCCGACGCACGAGGCGATGGCCGCGCTGGACCTGCACCACGGCCGTCCCGCGCCCGAACTGGCGGCGGATCTGCGGCGCGCGTTCTCCGGCATCGTTGCCGGCAACGTCAAGGAGGACAGCATGCAGCGGATCGAACGCTTCGGTCCGTTCAAGATCCACGGCGATCCGGACATGATGCAGGCGCTGGACGCGCTGCTGCGCGCCTTCGTCGAACAGCGCCGCATGAAGATCTCCGGCGAGTATCACCCCTGCTACCAGGTCGTGACCTGA
- a CDS encoding excinuclease ABC subunit B: MSDRFQLVSPYSPAGDQPAAIARLVANFEAGIAKQTLLGVTGSGKTYTIANVVQQIQRPTLVMAPNKTLAAQLYGEFKSFFPHNAVEYFVSYYDYYQPEAYVPASDTFIEKDSSINEHIEQMRLAATKTLLSRPDALVVATVSAIYGLGAPEDYLSLRLILSKGERIDQRDLINHLTQLQYTRNEYELQRGTFRVRGEVIDVFPAESDSEAVRIELFDGEVEQLSMFDPLTGESLRRMQRYTIYPKTHYATTRERVLAAIETIKLELKERLEQLYAQNKLVEAQRLAQRTQFDLEMMAEVGYCSGIENYSRHLTGKAAGEPPPTLFDYLPPDALLVIDESHVTIPQIGAMYKGDRSRKETLVEFGFRLPSALDNRPLRFEEWEARSPRSIYVSATPGPYELRESGDEITELVVRPTGLVDPQVEIRPVATQVDDLMSECHERIRMGDRVLVTTLTKRMAENLTEYLGEHGIRVRYLHSDVDTVERVEIIRDLRLGKFDVLVGINLLREGLDMPEVSLVAILDADKEGFLRSTGSLIQTIGRAARNLRGKAILYADRITRSMQAAIDETDRRRQKQVEHNEAHGIVPRSVARPITDILEGAHEEGAAKSGGKGKARRVAEPDAEYGALDPAQAAARIKVLEQQMYQHARDLEFEDAARVRDQIRRLKEASLG; this comes from the coding sequence ATGTCCGACCGCTTCCAGCTCGTATCGCCCTATTCGCCGGCAGGCGACCAGCCGGCCGCCATCGCCAGGCTCGTCGCCAACTTCGAGGCGGGCATCGCCAAGCAGACCCTGCTGGGCGTGACCGGCTCGGGCAAGACCTACACCATCGCCAACGTGGTGCAGCAGATCCAGCGGCCGACCCTGGTGATGGCGCCGAACAAGACGCTGGCGGCGCAGCTGTACGGCGAGTTCAAGTCGTTCTTCCCGCACAACGCGGTCGAGTACTTCGTCAGCTACTACGACTACTACCAGCCCGAAGCCTACGTGCCGGCCTCGGACACCTTCATCGAGAAGGACAGCTCGATCAACGAGCATATCGAGCAGATGCGGCTCGCCGCCACCAAGACCCTGCTGTCGCGGCCCGATGCGCTGGTGGTGGCAACGGTGTCGGCCATCTATGGCCTCGGTGCGCCCGAGGACTACCTGTCGCTGCGGCTGATCCTGTCCAAGGGCGAGCGCATCGACCAGCGCGACTTGATCAACCACCTGACCCAGTTGCAGTACACCCGCAACGAATACGAGCTGCAGCGCGGCACCTTCCGCGTGCGCGGCGAGGTCATCGACGTGTTTCCCGCCGAATCGGACAGCGAGGCGGTGCGCATCGAGCTGTTCGACGGCGAGGTCGAGCAGTTGAGCATGTTCGACCCGCTCACCGGGGAAAGCCTGCGCCGGATGCAGCGCTACACGATCTACCCCAAGACACATTACGCCACCACCCGCGAACGGGTGCTGGCGGCGATCGAGACGATCAAGCTCGAGCTGAAGGAGCGGCTGGAGCAGCTGTACGCGCAGAACAAGCTGGTCGAGGCGCAGCGCCTGGCGCAGCGCACCCAGTTCGACCTGGAGATGATGGCCGAGGTCGGCTACTGCAGCGGCATCGAGAACTACTCCCGGCATCTGACCGGCAAGGCCGCCGGCGAGCCGCCACCGACCCTGTTCGACTACCTGCCGCCGGACGCGTTGCTGGTGATCGACGAATCGCACGTGACCATTCCGCAGATCGGCGCGATGTACAAGGGCGACCGTTCGCGCAAGGAGACGCTGGTGGAGTTCGGCTTCCGCCTGCCGTCGGCGCTGGACAACCGCCCGCTGCGGTTCGAGGAGTGGGAGGCGCGCTCGCCGCGCAGCATCTACGTATCGGCCACCCCCGGACCCTACGAGCTGCGTGAATCCGGCGACGAGATCACCGAGCTGGTGGTGCGCCCGACCGGTCTGGTCGACCCGCAGGTCGAGATCCGGCCTGTGGCCACCCAGGTCGACGACCTGATGTCCGAGTGCCACGAGCGCATCCGCATGGGCGACCGCGTGCTGGTCACCACCCTGACCAAGCGCATGGCCGAGAACCTCACCGAGTACCTGGGTGAACACGGCATCCGCGTGCGCTACCTGCACTCGGACGTGGATACGGTGGAGCGGGTGGAGATCATCCGCGACCTGCGCCTGGGCAAGTTCGACGTGCTGGTCGGCATCAACCTGCTGCGCGAAGGCCTGGACATGCCGGAAGTCTCGCTGGTGGCGATCCTGGACGCGGACAAGGAGGGCTTCCTGCGTTCGACCGGCTCGCTGATCCAGACCATCGGCCGCGCCGCCCGCAACCTGCGCGGCAAGGCGATCCTCTATGCCGACAGGATCACCCGCTCGATGCAGGCGGCGATCGACGAGACCGACCGTCGCCGCCAGAAGCAGGTGGAGCACAACGAGGCGCACGGCATCGTGCCCAGGTCGGTGGCGCGGCCGATCACCGACATCCTCGAGGGCGCGCACGAGGAGGGGGCGGCCAAGTCCGGTGGCAAGGGCAAGGCCCGCCGCGTGGCCGAGCCGGACGCCGAGTACGGTGCGCTCGATCCGGCCCAGGCGGCGGCCCGCATCAAGGTGCTGGAGCAGCAGATGTACCAGCACGCGCGCGACCTGGAATTCGAGGATGCGGCGCGGGTGCGCGACCAGATCCGCCGCCTGAAGGAAGCGAGCCTGGGGTGA
- a CDS encoding threonine--tRNA ligase, with translation MINITLPDGSIRQFENPVSVMDVAQSIGAGLAKATIAGAVDGVLVDASDVIDHDAALRIITAKDEEGVEIIRHSCAHLVGHAVKQLYPDVKMVIGPVIAEGFYYDIYSERPFTPEDMAAIEKRMGELIAQDYDVIKKMTPRAEVVEIFRARGEDYKLRLIEDMPADIQAMGMYYHQEYVDMCRGPHVPNTRFLKAFKLTRISGAYWRGDAKNEQLQRIYGTAWADKKQLEAYIKRIEEAEMRDHRRIGRQQELFHLQEEAPGLVFWHPKGWALWQVVEQYVRRVYRSSGYGEVRCPQILDVSLWKKSGHWDNYQDNMFFTESEKRTYAVKPMNCPGHIQVFNQGLHSYRDLPIRYGEFGACHRNEPSGALHGILRVRGFTQDDGHVFCTEEQVESEVRAFHAQALKVYADFGFEDIQIKIALRPESRLGDDATWDKAEDALRSALSSCGVEWQELPGEGAFYGPKIEYHLKDAIGRTWQLGTMQVDFMMPGRLGAEYVDENSQKRHPVMLHRAIVGSMERFIGILIEHHAGAFPTWLAPVQVVVANITDAQAEYVQQVRKTLAEQGFRVTADLRNEKIGYKIREHTLQRVPYLLVVGDREKENGAVAVRTRSGEDLGSMSLQAFIERLQAEHRQ, from the coding sequence ATGATCAACATCACTCTCCCCGACGGCAGCATCCGTCAGTTCGAAAATCCGGTCAGCGTCATGGACGTGGCCCAGTCCATCGGCGCCGGCCTGGCCAAGGCCACCATCGCCGGCGCGGTCGACGGCGTGCTGGTCGATGCCAGCGACGTCATCGACCACGACGCCGCGCTGCGCATCATTACCGCCAAGGACGAGGAGGGCGTGGAGATCATCCGCCACTCCTGCGCGCACCTCGTTGGCCACGCGGTCAAGCAGCTGTACCCGGACGTGAAGATGGTGATCGGCCCGGTCATCGCCGAGGGCTTCTATTACGACATCTATTCCGAGCGCCCGTTCACGCCCGAGGACATGGCTGCGATCGAGAAGCGCATGGGCGAGCTGATTGCGCAGGACTATGACGTGATCAAGAAGATGACGCCGCGCGCGGAAGTCGTCGAGATCTTCAGGGCCCGCGGCGAGGACTACAAGCTGCGCCTGATCGAGGACATGCCCGCCGACATCCAGGCCATGGGCATGTACTACCACCAGGAATACGTGGACATGTGCCGCGGCCCGCACGTGCCCAACACGCGCTTCCTCAAGGCGTTCAAGCTGACACGCATCTCCGGCGCTTACTGGCGCGGCGACGCCAAGAACGAGCAGCTGCAGCGCATCTACGGCACGGCCTGGGCCGATAAGAAGCAGCTCGAGGCCTACATCAAGCGCATCGAGGAAGCCGAGATGCGCGACCACCGCCGCATCGGCAGGCAGCAGGAGCTGTTCCACCTGCAGGAAGAGGCGCCGGGCCTGGTGTTCTGGCACCCGAAGGGCTGGGCGCTGTGGCAGGTGGTCGAGCAGTACGTGCGCCGCGTCTACCGCAGCAGCGGATACGGTGAGGTGCGCTGCCCGCAGATCCTGGACGTGAGCCTGTGGAAGAAGTCCGGCCACTGGGACAACTACCAGGACAACATGTTCTTCACCGAGTCGGAGAAGCGCACCTACGCGGTCAAGCCGATGAACTGCCCGGGTCACATCCAGGTGTTCAACCAGGGCCTGCACAGCTACCGCGACCTGCCGATCCGCTATGGCGAGTTCGGCGCCTGCCACCGCAACGAGCCGTCCGGCGCGCTGCACGGCATCCTGCGCGTGCGCGGCTTCACCCAGGATGACGGCCACGTGTTCTGCACCGAGGAGCAGGTGGAGTCCGAGGTCCGCGCGTTCCACGCCCAGGCGCTGAAGGTCTATGCCGATTTCGGCTTCGAGGACATCCAGATCAAGATCGCGCTGCGCCCGGAATCGCGCCTGGGCGACGACGCCACCTGGGACAAGGCCGAAGACGCCCTGCGTTCGGCGCTGTCCAGCTGTGGCGTGGAGTGGCAGGAACTGCCGGGCGAGGGTGCCTTCTACGGCCCCAAGATCGAGTATCACCTCAAGGACGCCATCGGCCGGACCTGGCAGCTGGGCACCATGCAGGTGGACTTCATGATGCCGGGCCGCCTCGGTGCCGAATATGTCGACGAAAACAGCCAGAAACGGCACCCGGTGATGTTGCACCGGGCCATCGTGGGCTCGATGGAGCGCTTCATCGGCATCCTCATCGAGCACCATGCCGGTGCGTTCCCGACCTGGCTGGCGCCGGTGCAGGTGGTGGTGGCGAACATCACCGACGCCCAGGCTGAATACGTTCAGCAGGTTCGCAAAACCCTTGCGGAGCAAGGGTTCCGGGTTACTGCCGATTTGCGGAACGAGAAGATCGGCTATAAGATTCGCGAGCATACGCTGCAGCGTGTGCCGTATCTGCTGGTGGTCGGCGACCGCGAGAAGGAGAACGGCGCGGTGGCGGTACGCACCCGTTCGGGCGAGGATCTGGGCAGCATGTCGCTCCAGGCCTTCATCGAACGCCTGCAGGCGGAACACAGGCAGTAA